A genomic stretch from Oreochromis niloticus isolate F11D_XX linkage group LG11, O_niloticus_UMD_NMBU, whole genome shotgun sequence includes:
- the LOC100695646 gene encoding teashirt homolog 1 — MPRRKQQEPRRSAAYMPEDELKAAAHDEEEHLQDDGLSLDGQDTEFLCNEEEEDVDGGRPPSYRDSPLSNGTNPDAGYGSPLSDASDRLADFKSTSSRDGQEREGSAFPFRPNNGLSFQDSLAQMKAVYANLISDASWSSITMDIMKSKPAAAGSVNSALTSPEPASTASVSTTTTINKSSGVNMASSHHNGKTSSTTVNHTGSTSGSTNGTAASSVSSHSATSSSGSSSAAASNGSGVAYDWHQAALAKTLQQTPYHLLPEPSLFSTVQLYRQNNKLYGSVFTGASKFRCKDCSAAYDTLVGLTVHMNETGHYRDDNKDKEEDQGKRWSKPRKRSLMEMEGKEDAQKVLKCMYCGHSFESLQDLSVHMIKTKHYQKVPLKEPVPALATKLVPTSAKKRAIQDAIVSPCSPDSIHAGSGGGSVSLGDVGKDTKAAANPYVTPNNRYGYQNGASYTWQFEARKAQILKCMECGSSHDTLQQLTAHMMVTGHFLKVTNSASKKGKQLVFDPVVEEKIQSIPLPPTTTRLPVPSTVKSQPVSPALSSGSEEKREAGEDEKVEGGEQVEKKIKEEKDDSGEKSETDTTSYKYLREEDLEETPKEGLDILKSLENTVSSAISKAQTGTPTWGGYPSIHAAYQLQGAVKSSATVLPPTVQSVQMQPMFNSGLRSLVSDPNSVIHSPRSPSSPTPLRSNVTAMEELVEKVTGKAATVKKEKEEKMVSLERCRQPSLVKSPSPALREQREHLASPNDLSVGKPSGMRSSSPGSVDSELICKKEPKESLVDSHSNHSKNGSETCQSPVTNGNSLGIITDHSPESPFINPLSALQSIMNTHLGKASKPVSPAADPLSMLYKISNSMMEKPAFNPTPQGKPAEPVNHYQLYENNDQPIDLSKNKSATNSNNNNNKSSSALLTNSSVNGNKPLISLPDTVSSPLRENALMDISDMVKNLTGRLTPKSSTPSSISEKSDADGSAFEDALEDLSPVQKRKGRQSNWNPQHLLILQAQFASSLRETPEGRYAMTDLGPQERVHICKFTGLSMTTISHWLANVKYQLRRTGGTKFLKNMDSCQPVFLCGDCASQFRTPSSYISHLESHLGFSLKDLSKLSAEHLREQQAASKVITDKMTFGSPLSALTTPEDDTGSVYQCRLCNRTFVSKHAVKLHLSKTHGKSPEDHLVFVTALEKLEKLDKMEKV; from the coding sequence CGTACATGCCCGAGGACGAGCTTAAGGCAGCTGCTCACGATGAGGAAGAGCACCTGCAGGATGACGGCCTCTCATTAGACGGCCAGGACACTGAGTTCCTCTGCAACGAGGAAGAAGAAGACGTGGATGGGGGCCGACCACCTAGCTACAGAGACTCCCCACTCAGCAATGGCACTAACCCTGACGCTGGATACGGGTCTCCGCTTAGTGATGCTAGCGACCGACTTGCAGACTTCAAGAGCACCTCTTCCAGGGATGGTCAGGAGAGGGAGGGCTCAGCTTTTCCCTTCCGTCCCAACAACGGCCTCTCTTTCCAGGATAGCCTGGCACAGATGAAGGCCGTCTATGCAAACCTCATCTCAGATGCCTCTTGGTCTAGCATCACAATGGACATCATGAAATCTAAGCCTGCTGCAGCTGGCAGTGTCAACAGTGCCCTCACTAGTCCAGAGCCTGCCTCTACTGCCTCTGTGTCCACAACTACAACCATAAATAAGAGCAGTGGGGTCAACATGGCTAGCAGTCACCATAACGGCAAGACCTCCAGCACCACTGTCAACCACACAGGGAGCACAAGTGGCAGTACAAATGGCACAGCAGCTAGCTCTGTTAGCAGCCACAGTGCAACCAGCAGCAGTGGGAGcagcagtgctgctgccagtAATGGTAGTGGTGTAGCCTATGACTGGCATCAGGCAGCACTTGCCAAAACACTTCAGCAGACCCCCTATCACCTTTTACCAGAGCCTAGCCTCTTCAGCACAGTGCAGCTCTACCGACAGAACAACAAGCTGTATGGCTCTGTTTTTACTGGTGCGAGCAAGTTCCGCTGCAAAGACTGCAGTGCTGCCTATGACACACTGGTGGGTTTGACGGTCCACATGAATGAGACGGGCCACTATCGAGAtgacaacaaagacaaagaggaagatCAGGGAAAGCGCTGGTCCAAACCACGTAAGCGTTCCTTGATGGAAATGGAGGGGAAAGAGGACGCCCAGAAAGTTCTGAAATGCATGTACTGTGGCCACTCATTTGAATCTCTGCAAGATCTCAGCGTTCATATGATCAAGACCAAGCATTACCAGAAAGTGCCTCTCAAAGAACCAGTGCCAGCCTTGGCCACTAAACTGGTACCCACTTCAGCTAAAAAACGTGCTATCCAAGATGCTATAGTCTCTCCATGCTCCCCAGACTCTATCCATGCTGGTAGTGGTGGTGGCAGTGTCTCTCTTGGGGATGTTGGCAAAGACACAAAAGCTGCAGCTAACCCCTATGTTACGCCAAACAACCGCTATGGCTACCAGAATGGTGCCAGCTACACATGGCAGTTTGAGGCTCGCAAAGCACAGATTCTAAAATGCATGGAGTGCGGGAGCTCCCATGATACATTGCAGCAGCTGACTGCCCACATGATGGTTACAGGTCACTTTTTGAAGGTCACAAATTCTGCTTCCAAAAAGGGCAAGCAGCTAGTCTTTGATCCAGTGGTGGAAGAAAAGATTCAGTCTATCCCATTACCGCCAACCACCACCAGACTCCCTGTTCCCAGTACGGTTAAGTCCCAGCCAGTGTCTCCTGCACTCTCCTCTGGCTCAGAGGAAAAGAGGGAAGCGGGTGAGGATGAAAAAGTGGAAGGAGGCGAGCAagtggagaaaaaaatcaaGGAAGAGAAAGACGACTCAGGTGAGAAATCTGAGACTGACACCACGTCGTATAAATACCTTAGAGAAGAAGACCTGGAGGAGACCCCTAAAGAGGGTTTAGATATTCTCAAATCCCTTGAGAACACAGTATCTAGTGCTATCAGCAAGGCTCAGACAGGCACGCCCACATGGGGTGGCTACCCTAGCATTCATGCGGCCTACCAGTTGCAGGGTGCCGTGAAAAGCTCAGCTACTGTTCTACCCCCGACTGTCCAGAGTGTTCAGATGCAGCCAATGTTTAACAGTGGTCTACGAAGTCTAGTGAGCGACCCCAACTCAGTCATCCACTCACCTCGGAGCCCTTCCTCTCCTACTCCCCTAAGGAGCAATGTCACCGCCATGGAGGAGCTTGTGGAGAAAGTGACAGGAAAAGCTGCCACtgtgaagaaagaaaaggaggagaaaaTGGTGAGCCTGGAAAGATGCCGACAGCCATCGCTGGTAAAATCGCCTTCCCCTGCACTGAGAGAACAGCGAGAGCATTTGGCATCTCCAAATGACCTTTCCGTAGGTAAACCGTCTGGTATGAGAAGTAGCAGCCCGGGCAGTGTAGATTCAGAGCTTATCTGCAAGAAGGAGCCCAAAGAGAGCCTAGTAGATAGCCACAGCAACCATTCAAAGAATGGCTCTGAGACGTGCCAATCCCCAGTAACTAACGGAAACAGTCTTGGCATCATCACCGATCACTCACCTGAAAGTCCTTTCATCAACCCTCTTAGCGCACTCCAATCAATCATGAACACACACCTGGGGAAAGCCTCAAAACCAGTAAGTCCCGCAGCAGATCCACTGTCTATGCTTTACAAAATCAGCAACAGCATGATGGAAAAGCCAGCTTTCAACCCAACTCCTCAGGGCAAGCCAGCTGAGCCCGTCAACCACTACCAGCTGTATGAAAATAATGACCAGCCCATAGACCTGAGTAAAAATAAGTCCGCCACTaatagcaacaacaacaacaacaaaagcagcagTGCACTTTTGACCAACAGTAGCGTAAATGGTAACAAACCCCTTATTTCCCTCCCTGACACAGTCTCCTCACCCCTGAGAGAGAACGCTCTGATGGACATTTCAGACATGGTAAAGAACCTCACCGGGAGACTTACGCCCAAATCTTCAACTCCCTCCTCCATCTCAGAGAAGTCGGACGCTGATGGCAGCGCGTTTGAGGATGCCCTCGAGGACCTCTCCCCAGTGCAGAAGAGGAAAGGGAGACAGTCAAACTGGAATCCCCAGCATCTCCTCATTCTGCAGGCACAGTTTGCGTCTAGCCTGAGGGAGACCCCAGAGGGCCGCTACGCCATGACCGACCTGGGGCCTCAGGAAAGGGTCCACATCTGTAAATTCACGGGCCTCTCCATGACTACCATATCCCACTGGCTGGCTAATGTCAAGTACCAGCTGAGACGGACTGGGGGCACCAAGTTTCTCAAGAACATGGACTCGTGCCAGCCCGTGTTCCTCTGTGGTGACTGTGCCTCTCAGTTCAGGACTCCCTCCTCCTACATCAGCCACCTGGAGTCTCACCTGGGCTTCAGCTTGAAGGACCTGTCCAAACTGTCAGCTGAGCACCTACGGGAGCAGCAGGCTGCCTCGAAGGTGATCACAGACAAAATGACATTCGGCAGCCCCCTGTCAGCCTTGACCACGCCAGAGGACGACACAGGCTCCGTGTACCAGTGCAGACTTTGCAATCGGACATTCGTCAGCAAACACGCAGTCAAACTGCACCTCAGCAAGACCCATGGCAAGTCTCCAGAGGACCACCTGGTGTTTGTCACCGCTTTGGAGAAACTGGAGAAGCTAGACAAAATGGAGAAGGTTTAA